AGAGTCAGACGGTCGCTCACTCCGGGAGAGCAAGCTCTCCCGTGCTCCCGTTCGCTGCGCTCACGGGAACTCCGTTCGCGCTGCGACTGCTGTCAGAGCGATGCTCTGACAGCGTCCCGCTCGCGTTGCTCGCGGGACTGGCAGGGATTCAAATTTCGCTGCCGGCTCTTCTCACTCCCGAACTCCATCGTCGCTGTCGCTCCTCCGTCGTTGCGTCGTGAAAAGAGCCTAGGCCGGAATTTGAATCCGGGGTCTCGTCCTTACCAAGGACGCGCTTTACCGCTAAGCTACCCAGGCGCGTATCGCACTCGTGAGTTGCAGGAGATTGTCTTTATGCGTTTCGATTTAGTGGTCGGCGGAGGTCCGCGCACCGCCAGCGGGCGAGGGGTCGCTCCCCACGATCGCGGCCAGGCGCTCGCGGGCCTCTGGCGTGACGACGGCCTCGGCGGTCTCGAACGTGGCGGCCCCGGTCGCGAGGCCGGTCGCGAACTCGCGGAGGCGCCGCGAGGCGCTCCCGCCGGCGGCGGTGGTGCCCGCGACGACGGCCAGTTCGAGCACGTCGGCCTCCAGGTTGCCGTCGAGTGCCTCGTCGTCGGTCTCGCGGCGGACGGTCTGGTCCTGGCCGAACGACCGGACCACGGTGACGGCGGCGTCGGCAGCCTCGGTTCGCGCGAGCAGGTAGAATCCGCGAGCCACGAGGATGTCCGCGACGAGGACGTCCAGATCGGCCGCGGCGGCGTCACCGGTCTTTCCGTCGGCGTCGTCCGGGCGCTCGGCGGCGAGGTCCGAGGCGGTCCAGTCCGCCGGGGCGTCGCCGGCCCACGGTTCGGCCTGGGCGAGCGAGCGGGTGAGGCGCAGGCCCTCGTAGATCAGTTGCACCCCCGCGGCGCGATCGGCCACCCCCTCCGTCGTGGCGGCCTCGTCGACGGCCGCCGCACAGCACAGCGTCAGCGCCCCCGGTGCCATCGACCCCGCCTCGATCCGCTCGGCCATGCGTTCGAACAGGCGCTCGGGATCGACGTCGTCGACGGCGTCCAGAGCCGCGCGTCGGACCGCAGCGGCTTCCTCCATTACGCCGGGCTAGCGGGGCGAAAGGCAAAGACCTTTGGAAACGACCGACCACGGCCTGGCCATGATACGGACCCAGCGGGACGGTGACGTCCGCGTCGTCACGCTCGACCGGCCCGAGCGCCGCAACGCCCTGACGATCGACGGGCTCGACGCGCTGGAGGCGGCCGTCACCGAGACCGACGCCCCTGTCGTCTACCTCCGGGGCGCTGGCGACGCCTTCTGCGCCGGCGCCGATCTCGACGTGGTCGCCGACCTGGAGGGGGACGAGGCCCGCGAGTTCGCCGTCCACGGGCAGGTCGTCGCACGCGCCATCGAGGAGAGTTCGAGTGCGGTCGTCGCGGGGATCGACGGTCCGGCGCGGGGCGGTGGCGTCGAACTCGCGCTGGCGTGTGACGTCCGGGTCGGCACCGACCGCGCCACGTTCGCCGAACCCGCCGTGGAATTCGGCCTGTTCGGTGCCTGGGGCGGGACCGTCAGGCTCCCGCGGGTCGTCGGCGAGGGCGAAGCGATGGACCTGGCCCTCTCGGGCCGGGTCGTCGACGCCGAAGCCGCCCTCCGGATGGGCCTGCTCTCGCGGATCACGGCCGATCCCCGGGCGGTGGCGACGGAACTGGCGGCCAACGATCACGGCGCGCTGGCGGCGATCAAGCGACGGCTGCGGGACGACGACGCCGCGACCGAACAGGAACGGCGTGAGGCGGCTGCATTCGCCGACCTGCACTCGACCGTCGACTTCGACCGCGCGTAGCGGCCGCGCGACCAGTCGGACCGAAAAGGTTGAACCGGCGCCCCTCATAGCCGGTCGATAGGTAACGGGGAGATCATGCCGGAGTGTAACTACTGTGACGCGTCGTTCGAGGCGGAGGGGGACTATCTCGAGCACCTGCACGCGGACCACGACGAATCGGAGTTGAGCCGCATCGATCGCCGTCGTGTCGCCGATCACGTCGGGGCCGAGGAGGACGGCGAGTTCCCGACGGGACCGGTCATCCTCGGCGGTGTCGTCCTGCTGACCGTGGTGGTGCTGGCGTACGTGATGTTCTTCGTCAACGACGGCGGCGGCGCCAGCGGGCCGGCGGCCGCGAGCGGAGACGTCGGGGACGTCGAAAAGACGCCGTACGGCGTGGGTTCGGTCCACGAGCACGGGACCATCGCCGTGACCATCGACGGCCAGCAGCTCGACTTCAGCCAGCAGCAGTACCAGCTGGCGGCCGATCCGTTCCACTTCGAGAACGGGAACGGCCAGCAGTGGCACAAACACGCACAGGACGTGACCCTGGAGTACGCCATGTCCACCCTGGGCATCGGCGTCACGGACGACTCCGTCACCTTCGACGGGACGACCTACGAGGCGGGCCAGGACAACGTCACCGTCACCGTCAACGGGAACGACGTCGATCCGTCCTCGTACGTCCTGCAGGAGGGTGACTCCATCCGGATCGTCGCCGAACAGTCGAGTTAGAACAGCGGTTCGGGCCCCGGCGGCTGCCGACGCTTGTGCGCACTCTTCGCGTGCAGGTCACGGACCCGGTCGATGACTGCGGGCTCGACCTCGATCTCGCGGGCCGTCGCGGCCTTCGACAGCGGGCCGTCGACGTGGAGCGCCAGGATCGAGTCGAGCGTCTCGTAGGTCAGCCCGAGTTCCTGCTCGTCGGTCTGGCCCGACCACATCTCCGCGCTGGCGGTCTTCTCCGCGAGGTCGTCCTCGACCCCGAGGTGTTTGGCGAGCTGGCGGACCTGTCCCTTGTAGAGGTTCGCGATGGGGTGGCAGTCGACCGCGCCGTCGCCGTACTTGGTGAAGTACCCCACTAGCGCCTCGCTCCGGTTGCCCGTCCCG
Above is a genomic segment from Halorientalis sp. LT38 containing:
- a CDS encoding DUF7114 family protein; protein product: MEEAAAVRRAALDAVDDVDPERLFERMAERIEAGSMAPGALTLCCAAAVDEAATTEGVADRAAGVQLIYEGLRLTRSLAQAEPWAGDAPADWTASDLAAERPDDADGKTGDAAAADLDVLVADILVARGFYLLARTEAADAAVTVVRSFGQDQTVRRETDDEALDGNLEADVLELAVVAGTTAAGGSASRRLREFATGLATGAATFETAEAVVTPEARERLAAIVGSDPSPAGGARTSADH
- a CDS encoding enoyl-CoA hydratase/isomerase family protein translates to MIRTQRDGDVRVVTLDRPERRNALTIDGLDALEAAVTETDAPVVYLRGAGDAFCAGADLDVVADLEGDEAREFAVHGQVVARAIEESSSAVVAGIDGPARGGGVELALACDVRVGTDRATFAEPAVEFGLFGAWGGTVRLPRVVGEGEAMDLALSGRVVDAEAALRMGLLSRITADPRAVATELAANDHGALAAIKRRLRDDDAATEQERREAAAFADLHSTVDFDRA